The following proteins come from a genomic window of Paenibacillus spongiae:
- a CDS encoding GerAB/ArcD/ProY family transporter, giving the protein MLDNVKISIRQMTALVIFMSIGDSILVLPTIIAATSKQDAWISAVIGIAAGMLIASIILLQYRVNPSASQIELNLKVFGKWIGWPLSLLFVVHYLLMTSAIIREVGSFMTTMMMPETPIWSIQAILLLILVSGVRSGLEPIVRTGEIFLPLYLLFFAALIILILPETKLDHLKPYLGEGIIPTVQGSIYLAAYSFSELIALAMVLPNVRPGKNLTRDFMLAALFGGCSILAVILGTILVLGPYITAHQNYPAYALAKKISIGQFLERVEAIFAIMWIISTYFKCTIYFYALNAGITQLFKLRDNRSLTIPLGILLFGTAYALSPNAVLYNESLKLYWPFWDLTFSMVFPLGLIAVYGIRKLARG; this is encoded by the coding sequence GTGCTTGATAATGTGAAAATAAGTATCCGGCAAATGACAGCGCTAGTCATCTTCATGAGTATAGGAGACTCCATTCTCGTCCTGCCGACTATCATCGCGGCAACATCCAAACAGGATGCCTGGATATCGGCGGTGATCGGTATTGCTGCCGGTATGCTTATCGCATCGATCATATTGCTGCAGTACCGGGTTAATCCAAGTGCTAGTCAAATCGAGCTTAATTTGAAGGTGTTCGGCAAATGGATCGGTTGGCCGCTTTCCCTGCTGTTCGTGGTACATTATCTATTGATGACATCCGCAATCATTAGGGAAGTCGGCAGTTTCATGACCACCATGATGATGCCGGAAACGCCGATATGGAGCATTCAGGCGATACTCCTCCTAATCTTGGTGAGTGGTGTGAGGAGCGGCTTAGAGCCGATCGTGCGGACAGGTGAAATCTTCCTTCCGCTCTATCTATTGTTTTTCGCCGCTTTGATCATCCTCATTCTGCCGGAGACGAAGCTGGATCATCTCAAACCCTATCTCGGCGAAGGAATCATTCCCACTGTGCAGGGCTCTATTTATCTGGCCGCTTACTCCTTCTCTGAACTGATCGCTCTGGCGATGGTGCTTCCGAATGTTCGTCCGGGCAAAAACTTGACCAGGGATTTTATGCTGGCTGCGTTATTCGGCGGCTGCTCAATCCTGGCTGTAATCCTCGGAACCATTCTTGTGTTAGGTCCCTATATCACGGCACATCAGAATTACCCGGCGTATGCCCTCGCGAAGAAAATAAGCATCGGTCAGTTTTTGGAACGGGTAGAGGCCATCTTTGCGATCATGTGGATTATCTCGACTTATTTCAAATGCACCATCTATTTCTATGCATTGAATGCAGGCATTACGCAGCTGTTCAAGCTTCGGGATAACCGCTCATTGACGATCCCGCTGGGGATCCTCCTGTTTGGCACCGCCTATGCCCTATCCCCGAACGCGGTTCTTTACAACGAATCGCTCAAATTGTATTGGCCATTCTGGGACTTGACGTTCAGCATGGTTTTTCCTCTGGGGCTTATTGCCGTGTATGGGATTCGAAAACTTGCAAGGGGATAG
- a CDS encoding Ger(x)C family spore germination protein: MIRFCLSAIIGLLLCSLLAGCWNRRELNTLGIQLGAAIDMKDGEYRVAVQVVDPAEVASKSKGGSKRVPVTMYTATAPTILEAYRKLTTISPRKIYASHIRVLVLGESLARDGIANVIDLLWRDPELRTDYYIMVANGQEAKNILHILTPLEDIPATKLYKSLDTSSKAWAVTNAFTMDKLIEQLVSEGGNPVLTGIKVIGNQRMGEKQSNVESIEPATQLKFTKLAVFRKDRLIGWLNEEESKGYNYIMGNVKSTVGHITCPKGGYLDLEGVHYETKIEGNVMNGEPFINIKMKTMSNIADVECNIDIEDTHIIRRLEDEEERRLTEIMRKTIVKLQKDYKVDSLGFGQAIYRSNPKAWKKLKRDWDERFTRLKVNISVDARIQGTGSVNNSILSEIKE, encoded by the coding sequence ATGATCCGGTTCTGCTTGTCCGCAATAATAGGATTGCTCCTATGCAGCCTTCTGGCCGGGTGCTGGAATCGCCGCGAATTAAACACACTCGGTATTCAGCTGGGTGCGGCGATCGATATGAAGGACGGCGAGTATCGAGTCGCCGTTCAGGTGGTCGATCCGGCGGAGGTCGCTTCCAAATCGAAGGGAGGCTCGAAGCGAGTACCGGTAACGATGTACACCGCGACAGCACCGACGATTCTCGAAGCGTACCGCAAGCTGACGACGATAAGCCCGCGCAAAATATATGCAAGCCATATCCGTGTATTGGTATTGGGTGAGTCGCTGGCCAGAGACGGAATTGCGAATGTAATCGATCTTCTGTGGCGTGATCCGGAGCTGCGGACGGACTACTACATCATGGTCGCCAATGGGCAAGAGGCGAAGAATATCCTTCATATTTTGACCCCCTTAGAGGATATACCGGCTACGAAGCTGTACAAATCGCTGGATACTTCATCCAAAGCATGGGCGGTCACGAATGCCTTCACTATGGATAAGTTAATCGAGCAGTTGGTTTCCGAAGGAGGAAATCCGGTTTTGACCGGCATAAAGGTTATCGGCAATCAAAGGATGGGCGAGAAACAGTCTAATGTTGAGTCCATTGAACCGGCAACTCAGTTGAAGTTTACGAAGCTGGCTGTGTTTCGGAAGGACCGGTTAATCGGCTGGCTTAACGAGGAAGAAAGTAAAGGCTATAACTACATTATGGGCAATGTCAAAAGCACTGTGGGCCATATAACCTGTCCGAAGGGCGGATATCTCGACCTGGAAGGGGTCCATTACGAAACCAAAATAGAGGGGAACGTTATGAACGGAGAGCCCTTTATCAATATTAAGATGAAGACGATGTCTAATATTGCCGATGTGGAATGCAACATCGATATTGAAGATACTCATATCATTCGAAGGCTGGAGGATGAGGAGGAGAGGAGACTGACGGAGATTATGAGAAAGACCATTGTAAAGCTGCAGAAAGACTATAAGGTTGATTCGCTCGGATTTGGACAAGCCATCTATCGTTCAAACCCGAAGGCGTGGAAGAAGCTGAAACGGGATTGGGACGAGCGGTTTACCCGGTTAAAGGTGAATATTTCCGTCGATGCCCGTATTCAAGGAACGGGATCCGTGAACAATTCCATTCTTAGTGAAATCAAGGAATAG
- a CDS encoding spore germination protein encodes MSTKADITDTDTPLLPHLDDNIAMIQNALGCSPDLIVKNFQWGDHWRAALLYIDGMVDSAVMHDTIIAPVLSLRNDGANFQPQPGVSALLALKDDVLSAGNINEVEQLMPLFNAMFSGDAILLLDGSATALRIDVFGIEERTVSEPITQSVIRGPMEAFTENYRKNVVLIRRRIKDPNLWIESRQIGRVTKTQVGIVYLRNVAEDKIVREVRQRLDKIDIDGILESGYIEELIQDKTLTPFPTINNTERPDAVAAALLEGRVAIVIDGTPFVLTVPGLFVHFFQSVEDYYQRADISTLLRVIRMISFFIAMLAPSFYIAITTFHQEMLPTGLLINLAAQREGVPFPAFIEALMMEVTYEILREAGVRMPRTVGQAVSIVGTLVIGQAAVEAGIVSAAMVIIVSITAIASYVIPTTNMSITIRMIRFLLMGLSASFGMYGMLIGIIAMVIHLCTLRSFGVPYMLPFGPFVMKDQKDTIFRMPWSKMIMRPSLMNRENPQRQRKKPAVNKGE; translated from the coding sequence ATGAGCACAAAAGCAGACATCACGGATACGGATACGCCCTTGCTTCCACATCTTGACGATAATATTGCCATGATTCAGAATGCGCTCGGCTGCAGTCCGGATCTCATCGTAAAGAACTTCCAATGGGGAGATCATTGGCGGGCGGCGCTGCTCTATATCGACGGGATGGTTGACTCGGCGGTCATGCACGATACGATTATCGCGCCTGTGCTCTCCTTAAGGAATGACGGCGCGAATTTTCAGCCGCAGCCGGGCGTGAGCGCGCTGCTGGCGCTGAAAGACGATGTGCTATCTGCGGGCAATATTAATGAAGTTGAGCAGCTGATGCCGCTATTCAACGCCATGTTCTCCGGCGATGCCATTCTGCTGCTGGACGGATCGGCGACAGCGCTTCGAATCGACGTCTTCGGGATCGAGGAACGCACAGTGAGCGAGCCGATAACGCAGTCGGTCATTCGCGGCCCGATGGAAGCCTTCACGGAGAACTACCGGAAGAACGTCGTGCTGATTCGCCGCAGAATCAAGGATCCGAATTTATGGATCGAATCCAGACAAATCGGACGCGTGACGAAGACGCAGGTCGGCATCGTATATTTGCGCAATGTCGCGGAGGACAAGATCGTTCGGGAAGTGCGACAGCGCCTCGATAAGATTGATATTGACGGAATTCTGGAGAGCGGCTATATCGAAGAATTAATCCAGGATAAGACGCTGACCCCGTTCCCGACGATCAACAATACCGAGAGGCCCGATGCGGTCGCAGCTGCGCTGCTGGAAGGCAGAGTAGCCATCGTGATTGACGGCACGCCCTTCGTTCTGACGGTACCGGGCTTGTTCGTTCATTTCTTTCAATCGGTGGAGGACTACTATCAACGCGCGGATATCAGTACGCTGCTGCGGGTGATTCGGATGATCAGTTTCTTTATCGCTATGCTGGCGCCGTCCTTCTACATTGCCATTACGACGTTTCATCAGGAGATGCTGCCTACAGGGCTGTTAATCAACCTGGCAGCCCAGCGGGAAGGCGTCCCGTTCCCGGCATTCATCGAAGCGCTGATGATGGAAGTGACGTACGAAATTCTGCGCGAGGCAGGGGTCAGAATGCCGCGGACGGTCGGACAAGCCGTATCGATCGTCGGCACGCTTGTAATCGGACAGGCGGCGGTCGAAGCCGGCATCGTGTCGGCGGCCATGGTTATTATCGTGTCCATCACAGCCATCGCAAGCTATGTCATTCCAACGACCAATATGTCGATCACCATCCGGATGATCCGCTTCCTGCTCATGGGATTATCCGCTTCCTTCGGGATGTATGGCATGCTGATCGGTATCATCGCCATGGTTATCCATTTATGCACGCTTCGTTCGTTTGGCGTTCCATATATGCTGCCATTCGGACCTTTCGTGATGAAAGACCAGAAGGATACGATATTCCGGATGCCTTGGTCCAAGATGATTATGCGGCCCAGCCTGATGAATCGAGAAAATCCGCAAAGACAGCGGAAAAAGCCTGCGGTGAACAAGGGAGAGTAG
- a CDS encoding NAD(P)/FAD-dependent oxidoreductase, with amino-acid sequence MNVDCAIVGGGIAGLQAAIQLGRYRRNALVIDAHDGRSVLCRSYNNLLGWPEGVSGQELRELGRSQAEKLGIKFMQARVEKAERSGELFQLTTDSGTRIQTKRLLLATGIMDRLPELPGLLPCLGRSIYVCPDCDGYEISGKRTVVLGSGQVGAEMAITLAYWSQDLIYINHEAADIDEQQRERLQALGIDYVHEAVASLITDGDELRGLVLDSGRRIAADKGFVAMGGNQVRSELAQQLGVTLHDNRHILANPRTKMTNAIHVWSAGDVVAHSEQVSIAMGDGAQAAIWMHKSLLGIPVPTGEQE; translated from the coding sequence ATGAATGTAGATTGTGCGATCGTCGGCGGAGGTATCGCCGGCCTGCAGGCGGCCATTCAACTGGGCAGATACCGGCGCAATGCGCTGGTAATCGATGCTCATGACGGGCGCTCTGTCTTGTGCCGGAGCTATAACAATTTGTTGGGATGGCCCGAAGGGGTCAGCGGTCAGGAGCTGCGGGAGCTGGGACGGAGCCAGGCGGAGAAGCTGGGCATTAAATTTATGCAGGCCCGGGTGGAGAAGGCGGAACGTTCGGGTGAGCTGTTTCAGCTGACGACGGACAGCGGGACGCGTATCCAGACAAAGCGGCTGCTGCTGGCGACAGGGATCATGGATCGTCTGCCGGAGCTGCCCGGGCTGCTGCCTTGTTTAGGGCGCAGCATCTACGTCTGTCCGGATTGCGACGGCTATGAAATATCCGGCAAGCGAACGGTCGTGCTAGGTTCAGGACAGGTTGGCGCGGAGATGGCGATTACGCTTGCTTATTGGTCGCAAGACCTTATCTATATCAACCATGAGGCCGCCGATATCGACGAGCAGCAGCGGGAGCGGCTGCAGGCGCTGGGTATCGATTATGTCCATGAAGCGGTCGCAAGCTTAATAACGGATGGGGATGAGCTTCGCGGACTCGTGCTGGACAGCGGCAGACGAATCGCGGCGGATAAAGGCTTTGTTGCGATGGGGGGCAATCAGGTCCGGTCGGAGCTGGCGCAGCAGCTGGGCGTTACTCTCCATGATAATCGGCATATATTGGCCAATCCCCGGACGAAAATGACCAACGCGATCCATGTTTGGAGCGCGGGCGACGTCGTGGCGCACTCCGAACAGGTATCCATCGCGATGGGCGACGGGGCTCAGGCGGCGATATGGATGCACAAAAGCTTGCTTGGCATACCGGTGCCAACTGGCGAACAAGAATGA
- a CDS encoding MFS transporter — protein sequence MGFSWKRNLIVLWTGVFFCSTAYSISIPFIPIFLHTELGVNSNLELWSGFAFGITFLASALISPFWGSLADKYGRKPMLIRSGFSLAVLYCLTFFIYDPYLFLLLRIFQGLLAGYVPAAIALVATNTPEEKTGYALGIMATAGATGGIIGPLVGGVVSHYWGNREAFLFSGGVVLVAALIATLFAKEMNFNRSAVRPSIRDDLKQALSNRTFVVILSVAALGTFSVMILEPLLTVYVMKLGVEQGEASLKSGIIFSAVGIATLIAAPRWGKAGSKLGFSNVLFIGLLGGGIGNILQFFVGHYVEFGILRFVYGLFFAAVYPSINAMIVQVTDPSFRGRAFSLNQSGTQLATMLGPIIGGVLGGWIPIRWVFIINGSMLLIAAMLLKKQRLEEAVQKKVAQASG from the coding sequence ATGGGATTTTCATGGAAACGGAATTTGATCGTGTTATGGACAGGCGTATTCTTCTGCAGTACCGCTTACTCCATCTCCATTCCGTTCATTCCAATCTTTCTTCACACGGAACTGGGCGTTAACAGCAATCTCGAATTGTGGTCCGGCTTTGCGTTCGGCATCACGTTTCTAGCCAGCGCGCTCATCTCCCCGTTCTGGGGATCGCTCGCGGATAAGTACGGCCGGAAGCCGATGCTGATCCGCTCCGGCTTCAGTCTTGCCGTACTCTACTGCCTCACCTTCTTTATCTATGATCCGTATTTGTTCCTTCTCCTGCGGATATTTCAAGGGCTGCTTGCCGGGTATGTGCCTGCAGCGATTGCGCTTGTCGCAACCAATACGCCGGAGGAGAAGACAGGCTATGCGCTAGGTATTATGGCAACCGCAGGCGCAACGGGAGGCATTATCGGTCCGCTCGTCGGCGGCGTGGTGAGCCACTATTGGGGAAACCGGGAGGCGTTTCTGTTCTCCGGGGGCGTCGTGCTCGTCGCTGCGCTCATTGCAACCCTGTTTGCCAAAGAGATGAATTTTAATCGTTCGGCCGTGCGCCCGTCGATTCGCGACGACTTGAAGCAAGCCTTGTCCAACCGGACCTTCGTCGTCATTCTAAGCGTTGCGGCGCTGGGTACGTTCTCCGTTATGATTTTGGAACCCCTCCTGACGGTATATGTCATGAAGCTGGGCGTGGAGCAGGGGGAAGCATCGCTGAAATCGGGGATTATCTTCTCGGCGGTTGGAATAGCGACACTTATTGCCGCGCCGCGCTGGGGCAAAGCCGGCAGCAAGCTCGGCTTCTCCAATGTGCTCTTTATCGGCTTGCTCGGCGGCGGGATCGGGAACATTCTTCAGTTCTTCGTCGGCCACTATGTCGAATTCGGAATACTGCGCTTCGTGTACGGTTTGTTCTTCGCAGCCGTCTATCCGTCGATTAATGCGATGATCGTCCAGGTGACGGATCCATCGTTCCGCGGCCGCGCTTTCAGCTTGAATCAATCCGGCACCCAGCTCGCGACGATGCTCGGACCGATAATCGGCGGGGTGCTCGGCGGCTGGATTCCGATCCGCTGGGTATTCATCATTAATGGATCGATGCTGCTCATCGCAGCGATGCTGTTGAAGAAACAGCGGCTGGAGGAGGCCGTTCAGAAGAAGGTTGCACAGGCAAGCGGATAA
- a CDS encoding ABC transporter permease, with product MNVGQALKMAVKSILGNKMRSLLTMLGIIIGVTAVISLVSLGQGATKAVTDQVASLGTNLLTVNITGRGATTTITYQEAEELTDKGGVEYAAPANTQNGNVKFGTASVSVSVIGTTPDYIDVRDYQIAAGRFVSQIDLDYYQKIALLGSSTAEELFAGQNPVGQSVLINGIRYKVVGLLAEKGSSLSGSNDDVVIIPITSSERLFKSKGVRTIYVQVKEADQMKTVVSELEAGLAKTFRGNTNSYRVFNQQDVLDSFSSISATLSVALGGIAAISLLVGGIGIMNIMLVSVTERTREIGIRKAIGAKKKDIMIQFLIESVALSGLGGLLGVGLGIAIAQFASKALNMGVSLSIPVMMLAFGFSVFIGVVFGLFPANKASNLKPIEALRFE from the coding sequence TCGCTTGTTTCTCTCGGACAAGGCGCGACGAAGGCGGTCACGGATCAAGTCGCCAGTCTGGGAACCAATCTGCTGACCGTCAACATTACGGGCCGCGGAGCGACGACGACGATTACCTACCAGGAGGCGGAGGAGCTGACCGATAAGGGAGGCGTGGAATATGCCGCACCTGCCAATACGCAGAACGGCAATGTGAAATTCGGCACCGCCAGCGTTAGCGTCAGCGTAATCGGGACAACGCCGGATTATATCGATGTGCGGGATTATCAGATTGCGGCGGGTCGGTTTGTTTCGCAGATCGACTTGGATTACTATCAGAAGATCGCGCTGCTTGGATCCAGCACCGCGGAGGAATTGTTCGCAGGGCAAAATCCGGTTGGACAATCCGTTCTTATCAACGGCATCCGGTACAAGGTTGTCGGATTGCTGGCGGAGAAAGGCAGCTCGCTGAGCGGCTCGAATGACGATGTGGTCATCATTCCGATTACTTCCTCCGAGCGGCTGTTTAAATCCAAGGGCGTGAGGACGATCTACGTGCAAGTCAAGGAAGCGGACCAGATGAAGACGGTCGTCTCTGAGCTGGAAGCAGGGCTCGCCAAGACCTTCCGCGGGAACACGAACAGCTACCGGGTATTCAATCAGCAGGATGTGCTGGATTCGTTCAGCAGCATATCCGCTACGCTCTCCGTTGCGCTAGGAGGCATAGCGGCCATCTCCTTGCTGGTTGGCGGGATCGGGATTATGAACATAATGCTCGTCTCTGTAACGGAGCGCACGAGGGAGATCGGCATCCGCAAAGCGATCGGAGCGAAGAAGAAGGACATCATGATCCAGTTCCTGATCGAATCCGTTGCGCTTAGCGGACTGGGCGGATTGCTTGGGGTCGGTCTGGGCATCGCGATTGCGCAGTTCGCCTCGAAGGCCTTGAACATGGGCGTGTCCCTGTCGATTCCCGTGATGATGCTCGCCTTCGGCTTCTCCGTCTTCATCGGCGTCGTATTCGGCTTGTTTCCGGCCAACAAGGCATCGAATTTGAAGCCGATCGAAGCGCTGCGGTTCGAATAA